The Lycium barbarum isolate Lr01 chromosome 10, ASM1917538v2, whole genome shotgun sequence genome includes a region encoding these proteins:
- the LOC132614163 gene encoding PHD finger-containing protein 1-like gives MGTICLNCGGKGFTNAYVFCVKCLEVAVHRYCLEIVTFDEDVYWVCDDCEVKEPDELNIKKSDAISEENGDCTSSRHCKASSEVKIGVPETILKRCDGRLQELLQPPGIDLVEHCQIVGDTSCVKEEGSPTSSRDEKNKPRLVHSSSEQSHESQTSIECNERTQSANVSLLPAKRSKEEVTVPLAKRARENFQARHLKQPCDTDIQPGTQDNSSGMTEKTKSIFSSGNHHEKESANGKDIILTPQTRTVFNEDTSQFLKDEQPIEPKHAGQQQAMPLIDFIWRGSFSMWNKEYETLDGLVAHLSVKACQKVYEEASLFPALLQLEMLPKSDIWPKSFTKSEPTDDNIGLYFFPFDTRCEKEFDLLVEQMITEELALRAIVTNAELLVFTSTELPVLYWRFRSKYYLWGVFRPKRDSRRNTMMPNRKSEPAT, from the exons ATG GGCACAATATGTTTAAATTGTGGTGGCAAAGGTTTCACTAACGCATATGTTTTCTGTGTGAAATGCCTAGAAGTTGCTGTGCACCG CTACTGCCTTGAAATTGTGACATTTGATGAAGATGTCTATTGGGTCTGTGATGACTGTGAAGTGAAGGAGCCAGACGAACTAAACATCAAGAAATCTGATGCCATCTCAGAAGAAAATGGGGATTGCACTAGTTCAAGACATTGTAAAGCGAGCTCTGAAGTAAAGATTGGTGTTCCTGAGACAATATTAAAGAGGTGTGATGGTAGGCTTCAGGAACTTCTTCAGCCTCCTGGGATTGATTTGGTAGAGCATTGCCAGATAGTGGGCGATACTTCATGCGTCAAGGAGGAAGGTAGTCCTACTTCATCGAGAGATGAGAAAAATAAGCCAAGACTAGTACATAGCTCTTCTGAGCAATCCCATGAGTCACAGACAAGCATTGAGTGCAATGAACGAACTCAATCAGCTAATGTTTCTCTATTGCCAGCTAAGCGATCAAAGGAAGAAGTTACTGTCCCACTGGCCAAGCGAGCAAGAGAAAATTTTCAAGCTCGCCATTTGAAGCAACCTTGTGACACAGATATTCAGCCTGGCACACAGGATAATTCTTCTGGCATGACTGAAAAGACAAAGAGTATATTTTCGTCTGGCAATCATCATGAAAAGGAATCAGCGAATGGAAAAGATATAATATTAACACCTCAAACTAGAACTGTTTTCAATGAAGATACTTCTCAATTTTTGAAAGATGAACAGCCAATTGAACCCAAACATGCTGGCCAGCAACAAGCGATGCCTCTTATCGATTTTATTTGGAG GGGTAGTTTTAGCATGTGGAACAAAGAGTATGAGACGCTTGATGGACTTGTAGCTCACCTATCAGTTAAAGCATGTCAAAAGGTTTATGAAGAAGCAAGCTTGTTTCCAGCTTTGCTTCAACTGGAAATGCTCCCAAAATCTGACATATGGCCTAAGAGTTTCACTAAATCAGAGCCCACTGATGATAACATCGGATTGTATTTTTTTCCATTTGACACAAG ATGTGAAAAGGAGTTCGATCTGTTGGTGGAGCAGATGATCACAGAAGAACTTGCTCTACGAGCAATCGTAACAAATGCTGAGCTTTTGGTTTTCACTTCCACAGAGCTGCCCGTGCTATACTGGA GATTTCGGAGCAAGTACTACCTCTGGGGTGTTTTCAGACCGAAGCGGGATTCCAGAAGGAATACTATGATGCCAAATAGGAAGAGTGAACCTGCGACCTAG